In Rutidosis leptorrhynchoides isolate AG116_Rl617_1_P2 chromosome 6, CSIRO_AGI_Rlap_v1, whole genome shotgun sequence, the DNA window TTGTAGAATTTTACATATCATTGTTGTAATTGTTACGCAGATTATGTCAATTATTcatgtttttatttaatttatacattatattataattataatgtgttgcaagcaaggttgcaaaattcgctattcgggtattaatcggtcaggactttggaaggattaatcggtaattcgcggattaatcggagattaatcggattgtactgtatatatttaaatattaaattttaaaaattatgtgTAACTATggaaaaaaaaccataaatataaagataatttttaacataattgtctaaaattgttcattttgcttcaaaaccataaagttctagtttaaattcatgttaaaatgttaataaTTTTTAACTTTGACTTACTTTGATTaacaaattcgattttgatccatcaattgacgttgaccgtttaattaaacggatttttgaaaatcggaacagattgctcctaaaaatgattaatcggggattaatcgatgAGTAATCAGGTTTTTTAAAACACTGGTTGCAAGTATATAAAGTTTATGGGAGTGTACTGTGAGAACaatgacgacgatgatgatgatgatgatgatgatgatgatgatgtaaaacataaaatggaaATGGATTTGATGTTTCATATGCAACAtatcgattatacataaaggataaAATGAAGTTCTAGTGGTGCTGTGTAAATGGGTTTGTAAATTTGTAATGTGAAACTGAAGAAGAAAGGGTTAAGATAATGGAAGAGAAGTCAAGTAGACGAAGAAATGGGTAAGTGAAAGATGACAAAACAAAGacaaaataccctcacatgacctGCATGTGATAGGTGTTGAAGGAAAAAAGAAACAGAAAGTAGACGTGACGAGGGATGTAGAtttttgatacattagggacgaggaatgcacaaaaaaaaaaaggacatggaatcaaatttgatgtaaagttcaggaacGAGGAATGAAATTGTCTTTTAGATTTTTTGATAATACAGTTGAGCAAATTTACTTTTCTATCATGGCTTAGAACAACTTAACACCTTCAACCATGCTTGTAAAAAGCAAAAAATTTAATGGGAATTTTGTCATGTACGTAGTATTTGTTACTTTTAAAGTGAAGTAACATAAAACATTAACTCTTATGTACATATCCTAGAAATTATTTACTTCTGCTTTAAGGAAATGTAAGAAAAGTATTAGAAAATATACAGGTGTCTTTCAAGAACTCAATATGTGGAAAAAATATACAAGTCACAACACTAGTTACAAAATTGTATTCGATACATTATTAGTAAAGTCGACAAAACCTATATATATACATTGTAATGAGACAGACAGAAACAATCTGACATGTAAACAAAAAAAAACATTGGTATATTAAGGCACATCCAAAAAAGATGAAAAATCTAAACTAAACTTATTTCAGCTTGTTTATCTTGAGGAGCAACTAATTGCCACAACGATCTATATGCAGGAATCTTGGCTGCTTCAACCCCAAGTACTGCAAGGTTACGCCCATATTCCTGAGTTCACAGTTCAGACAACAAGTACTCTATTATTATGGGTCCAAATAAATCCAAAAAGTTTGTCGTGTTTATTATAATTACTCAAACTTATATTATTAAAATGTAACAGATTTAAAAACAATCAGGAAGATTGTAGGCATTAGATACACTTTGCGTCACATGACCCGTTTAGCCTATCAAATTTAACCAAATGAACCCATATCTAGGTATATGGGTTGAATAAGCTACCCATATTATGAAAGATGCTCGTAGTGTTATAGTATTTGCACCTGAATGTCAAGAAATAACTGCATGCAAATTCTATCAGTTTCAGAAACATTATGGTCCGAGACATCGGATGTAGCTCCAGCTCGTCTCTGTGCGCCCATACGTATCCTCTGAAGTGAAGTCTCTGTTTTCCTTGCCTGGTTTATTAAGTAAGATTTCAAGATTACAGAAGATCAAATATTCATATGCATTTTTCAACATTATTTAATGTTTTTTTTACCGTGTTAACAATACCAGCAGCAAACTCATTATAGCGGTCAGTAATCTTAAAGGCGGCACCTTGCGTGAGTTTTTCTTTGGTATCTGCTGTCAAATATTTGGCAGCCCGCTCACCATCCAGAAAAACCTGTGTacattattttaatttaattttaaacaaaaataaataaattatgcaTATTATACTTCAACTTCATCCATAAACtaacagaataataataataataatttaagttaaacctaaatataaaaaaataaatacctTCAAGGGACGCAATACCCCTGACACGTAATGGGAGTGTCTCACAGGAGGTGGTTTTTTAGTCATTCTGTAAGTAGCAAATACCCCAAGAAGCTGCTTCAATTCCTACAGAGTTACGGACCAAACATGTCATCATAAGATCGTGATATTGAAGTTAGTAAAGACTTTGTTTATCATATGCCGTGACAATATAACACCTCATTAGACTTTTCAACTAATGTTTCAATGATTGAATCAATCACAAAAGGGATGAGATCTTTAAGAGATGTTCCACCTTGCAAAATGCTGTGTTTAACATGATCAAGTAATTCTTCGGTGCAGCAGGAATTTAGAATCTCGAACACTTCTTCAATGTAGCTGCCACATATCTCTGCAGCTAGATGATCTAAATCATGAATTATCTACACCATTAAACGAAACTTTTGTTACAAACATCTCATGAGAAAACAAGTTCAAGattaaggtgttgtttgtttttaagatgtttttgtctgaagatcaaCGGACCATGTCTACAAAAAAGAAGTTACCTAAAGGTCTGCATGCTGAATAATGAAGAAtaatgaagactgtttgtttttttgTCTGCAAAATAACATAATTCTGTCTGCATCATTTAAAAgcatatttctaagtctgcgagttTGCAGACAGAATaaaacattattttatcttatgtcttcacaAAACAAACAGTCTGCACTGCGTGCACTGTGAGCGCGCATCAGCAGTGCACGCAGAcacgcagacataagacataataagatctaCAGACTAAAAAACAAACACTGCCCAAGTGGCCAAGTGTAATGTGATACATACATAAACAAAATCATCTGGAGCAGCAGCAAGGGCCCACTCAAATGGAGAATTGGAGCCCGAGTTGCGAGTTCTGCGAGCAGACAGTCCAGCTGACACCCAATTTGCATATCTAAACAGATCAAATATTTCACAAGTTAAAACTAATAATCTAACAAAATTCTGCGTTGATTCAAATGTGATGCAACTTAACCTAGATACAAGTTGTAACGTCAAGCGAAGAAATTTGTCAGATATAGAAATGACAAGAACGTCTTCTCGCCAACAGGATCTAAGGCATTCCAAAAGAGTAACACTTTGCTTTAATGTCATTCCATGTTCAAAATCTGATTTTTGAATCGGTGTAAGACCAGAACCTACGAGTGCCGAATCTAAAGAACCAGCAATTTCCTGAAATCTGCAAGCAAGATATTTGTTTCATGTACTATTTATAAAGTTGGAAAAAGAGTAGGTTGGGTGGGTTGTGTAATAGGTCAAAATGATTGTGTAATATGTGTTATTATTTACACATTTGACCCTTTTGGGATAGAATACAGACCATATTAATTAATCCATTTACATATAATCAGGCCCAAAATATCTCCTTTAGCCACCTCACATCAAAAGACGTGTGAGAGTAATTGAGTAATAGTGATTTAGACTTTAGATAATGCCACAAGTTGCaaattttcagtaccttaaagagaAATACACCCCAATGTTCCACATTTTAATGAATTCTACGTACACATACTCTGCTTGGGATTTGGCAACGGCAGATCTGGATGGACAATATCCTTTGGAAGACAATGAAAAATTACAAATATAAGTACCAGTGACACCCTTGATACAAATGATTTGAAAAGTTAAAAAAGGCAGATACTatatttcaaaacttttttttgatACCTTCTAAATCAGCCAGGAAACTTAGACTTGATTTGTAATTTTTCAAGAACTCGGTAGGCCTTCCAGGGGAAAATGCCCCCGGCTTTCCCTGTTGGATAGCCCAAAGAACCTCCTTTAGGATTGAATTAGAAAGAAAGCTAAATACATGCAAGCCTGATTTTTTTGCAATAGTTAGGAACAAATAGTAAGAAAAAGAACCAGTCAACTGTCCCTTTTACTTCTTAAGCATGTACCTAATGCATCCATATGAGACCAATTATATAAAGAGCAGA includes these proteins:
- the LOC139854591 gene encoding conserved oligomeric Golgi complex subunit 2-like, with translation MDGFGVYGALGAFKPLNAHELSIGVPCVEVAEVQNRLRIIKKYVMLVVLSNLRSPDQPLATLPQLSPPPRTATADLFGDPIDSHPLWFKQSSFLNPNRTSPICEHFETLRSELQSHLSSLKHELVELIIRDYADFVNLSTKLVDVDAAVLRMRAPLVEIREKILGFRGGSLVSLQGGLKQRAEASAAREILELLIDTSLMLFRRLRKLIKELHSVPVDDSNGDLHTAEKAHLSNGVSTQHAEIGINLRETQSMLLERISSEMNRLKFYFAHAKNLPFIENMEKRIQNASSLLDTSLGHCFVDGLIHKDENALYNCLRAYAAVDNTRNAEEIFRSTVVAPLVQKVIPYSSSGAVSGPIGDELEEDFQQIKRLIAENCTFLLEISSTGLHVFSFLSNSILKEVLWAIQQGKPGAFSPGRPTEFLKNYKSSLSFLADLEGYCPSRSAVAKSQAEYVYVEFIKMWNIGVYFSLRFQEIAGSLDSALVGSGLTPIQKSDFEHGMTLKQSVTLLECLRSCWREDVLVISISDKFLRLTLQLVSRYANWVSAGLSARRTRNSGSNSPFEWALAAAPDDFVYIIHDLDHLAAEICGSYIEEVFEILNSCCTEELLDHVKHSILQGGTSLKDLIPFVIDSIIETLVEKSNEELKQLLGVFATYRMTKKPPPVRHSHYVSGVLRPLKVFLDGERAAKYLTADTKEKLTQGAAFKITDRYNEFAAGIVNTARKTETSLQRIRMGAQRRAGATSDVSDHNVSETDRICMQLFLDIQEYGRNLAVLGVEAAKIPAYRSLWQLVAPQDKQAEISLV